In Mycobacterium stomatepiae, the following are encoded in one genomic region:
- a CDS encoding cyclopropane mycolic acid synthase family methyltransferase: MADGTNTAEGLTPHFEDVQAHYDLSDDFFRLFLDRTQMYTCAYWLGGDDMTLEEAQIAKIDLSLGKLDLRPGMTLLDLGCGWGAAMLRAIEKYDVNVVGLTLSKNQAAYAQKTLDELDSPRSKRALLEGWERFHEPVDRIVAIGPLEHVGCDRYTAFFERAYELLPAGGTFLLHTITVLSEREIIASGLPLTPAIVEFSDFMKTVIFPGGYLPTIDMVKEFSAKAGFKLKRRQSLQRHYAKTLDVWAANLSARKEEAIAIQSEEVYETYMRYLTGCANLFRKGYTDLNQFTLRKP; encoded by the coding sequence ATGGCTGACGGGACGAACACGGCCGAAGGGCTGACGCCGCATTTCGAAGATGTGCAGGCGCACTACGACCTCTCGGACGACTTCTTCCGCTTGTTCCTCGACCGCACCCAGATGTACACGTGCGCCTACTGGCTTGGCGGCGACGACATGACCCTGGAAGAGGCGCAGATCGCCAAGATAGACCTCTCGCTTGGCAAGCTGGACTTGCGACCCGGGATGACCCTGCTAGACCTCGGCTGCGGCTGGGGCGCCGCCATGCTGCGAGCCATCGAGAAATACGACGTCAACGTCGTTGGCTTGACGCTGTCCAAGAACCAGGCCGCCTACGCGCAGAAGACGCTCGACGAGCTGGACAGCCCGCGGTCCAAGCGGGCGCTGCTCGAGGGCTGGGAGCGCTTTCACGAGCCGGTGGACCGGATCGTGGCGATCGGCCCGCTCGAGCATGTCGGCTGCGACCGTTACACCGCCTTCTTCGAGCGGGCGTACGAGCTGTTGCCTGCCGGTGGCACGTTCCTGCTGCACACCATCACCGTGCTCTCGGAGCGGGAGATCATCGCGTCGGGCTTGCCGCTGACTCCGGCGATCGTCGAGTTCAGCGACTTCATGAAGACGGTGATCTTCCCCGGCGGCTACCTGCCGACCATCGACATGGTCAAGGAGTTCTCGGCGAAGGCCGGCTTCAAGCTCAAGCGTCGTCAGTCGCTGCAGCGGCATTACGCAAAGACTTTGGATGTCTGGGCCGCGAACCTCTCGGCACGCAAGGAGGAGGCCATCGCGATTCAGTCCGAAGAGGTCTACGAGACCTACATGCGCTACCTCACCGGCTGCGCGAACCTCTTCCGCAAGGGCTATACCGACCTCAACCAGTTCACCCTGCGGAAGCCCTGA
- a CDS encoding SDR family oxidoreductase, producing MPGAQDRVIVVTGAGGGLGREYALTLAKEGASVVVNDLGGARDGTGAGHNMADEVVKEIKDAGGRAAANYDSVAEPEGAENIIKTAIDEFGKIDGVVSNAGILRDGTFHKMSFENWDSVLKVHLYGGYNVIRAAWPHFREQSYGRVVVATSTSGLFGNFGQTNYGAAKLGLVGLINSLALEGAKYNIHANAVAPIAATRMTQDILPPEVLEKLTPEYVAPVVSYLCTEENPNSASIFIVGGGKVQRAALFQNEGVTFDKPPTVDDVAAQWDQITDLSAAKQANFKLG from the coding sequence ATGCCCGGAGCGCAGGATCGCGTCATCGTCGTCACCGGAGCCGGCGGAGGACTGGGGCGCGAGTATGCGCTCACGCTGGCCAAGGAGGGCGCCAGCGTCGTCGTCAATGACCTCGGCGGAGCCCGCGACGGCACCGGTGCCGGCCACAACATGGCCGACGAGGTCGTCAAGGAGATCAAGGACGCCGGTGGCCGGGCCGCCGCCAACTACGACAGCGTGGCCGAGCCCGAGGGCGCCGAGAACATCATCAAGACGGCGATCGACGAGTTCGGCAAGATCGACGGCGTCGTGAGCAACGCCGGCATCCTGCGTGACGGCACCTTCCACAAGATGTCGTTCGAGAACTGGGACTCGGTGCTCAAGGTGCACCTGTACGGCGGCTACAACGTGATCCGCGCGGCGTGGCCGCACTTCCGCGAGCAGAGCTACGGCCGGGTGGTCGTCGCCACCTCCACCAGCGGGCTGTTCGGCAACTTCGGCCAGACCAACTACGGCGCGGCCAAGCTCGGGCTGGTCGGCCTGATCAACAGCCTGGCACTCGAAGGGGCCAAGTACAACATCCACGCCAACGCCGTCGCCCCGATCGCGGCGACCCGCATGACGCAGGACATCCTGCCGCCCGAGGTGCTCGAGAAGCTCACCCCGGAATACGTTGCGCCGGTGGTGTCCTACTTGTGCACCGAGGAAAACCCCAACAGCGCTTCGATTTTCATCGTCGGCGGCGGGAAGGTGCAGCGCGCCGCGCTGTTCCAGAACGAGGGCGTCACCTTCGACAAGCCGCCGACGGTCGACGATGTCGCCGCGCAGTGGGATCAGATCACCGATCTGTCCGCCGCGAAGCAGGCCAATTTCAAACTGGGCTGA
- a CDS encoding aldehyde dehydrogenase family protein: MTTESVARNTSESTNGASSTSQAARPADIPATVARLRQTFATGHTRDVEWRKRQLLALARLMEENETAINAALAEDLDRHPFEAFIGDVAGTVAEAKYAAKKVRKWTRRKYALLEAAQLPGRGWIQYEPYGTVLIIGAWNYPFYLTLGPAVGAIAAGNAVVLKPSEIAAASSRVMAELVPRYLDNDAIAVIEGDGAVSQELIARGLDRVMFTGGTEIGRKVYEGAAPHLTPCTLELGGKSPVIVAADADVDVAAKRIAWIKVLNGGQTCVAPDYVLADATIRDELVSKIGAAITKFRSEGPTGMRVANQRQFDRLSGYLKDASGKTTVGGGCDPSTLRIEPTVVVDPDVAGPLMTNEIFGPLLPVITVQSLDDAIRFVNARPKPLSAYLFTKSREVREKVIQEVPAGGMLVNHMAFQVSTAKLPFGGVGASGMGAYHGKWGFEEFSHRKSVLTKPTRPDLSSFTYPPYTDRALKMARKLF, from the coding sequence ATGACTACCGAATCGGTTGCACGCAATACGTCCGAGTCCACCAACGGGGCTTCGTCAACGTCGCAGGCGGCTCGACCCGCCGATATCCCCGCGACGGTGGCCCGGCTGCGTCAGACCTTCGCCACCGGGCACACCCGCGACGTCGAGTGGCGCAAGCGCCAGCTGCTGGCGTTGGCGCGGTTGATGGAGGAGAACGAGACGGCGATCAACGCCGCGCTCGCTGAAGACCTGGACCGCCACCCGTTCGAGGCGTTCATCGGCGACGTCGCGGGCACTGTCGCCGAAGCCAAGTACGCCGCCAAGAAGGTGCGCAAGTGGACGCGACGCAAGTACGCGCTGCTCGAAGCGGCGCAGCTTCCCGGTCGCGGCTGGATCCAGTATGAGCCCTACGGCACCGTGCTGATCATCGGCGCCTGGAATTACCCGTTCTACCTGACCCTGGGTCCGGCGGTCGGTGCGATCGCCGCCGGAAATGCCGTGGTGCTCAAGCCCTCGGAAATCGCGGCCGCGTCGTCGCGGGTGATGGCCGAGCTGGTCCCGCGCTACCTCGACAACGATGCGATCGCGGTGATCGAAGGCGACGGCGCGGTCAGCCAGGAGCTGATCGCGCGGGGCCTGGACCGGGTGATGTTCACCGGCGGCACCGAGATCGGCCGCAAGGTCTACGAAGGCGCGGCGCCGCACCTGACCCCGTGCACGCTCGAACTCGGCGGCAAGAGCCCGGTGATCGTGGCGGCCGACGCCGATGTGGACGTCGCGGCCAAGCGGATCGCGTGGATCAAAGTCCTCAATGGTGGGCAGACCTGCGTGGCGCCCGACTACGTGCTGGCCGACGCGACGATCCGTGACGAACTCGTCAGCAAGATCGGCGCCGCCATCACGAAGTTTCGCTCGGAGGGCCCGACCGGCATGCGGGTGGCCAATCAGCGCCAGTTCGACCGACTCAGCGGTTATCTCAAGGACGCGAGCGGCAAGACCACCGTCGGCGGCGGCTGCGACCCGTCGACCCTACGCATCGAACCGACCGTGGTCGTCGATCCCGACGTGGCCGGCCCGCTGATGACCAACGAGATCTTCGGACCGCTGTTGCCGGTGATCACCGTCCAATCCCTGGACGACGCAATACGTTTCGTCAATGCGCGGCCCAAGCCATTGTCGGCGTACCTGTTCACCAAGTCGCGCGAGGTGCGCGAGAAGGTGATCCAGGAAGTTCCCGCCGGCGGCATGCTGGTCAACCACATGGCCTTCCAGGTGTCGACGGCCAAGCTGCCGTTCGGCGGGGTCGGCGCATCGGGCATGGGTGCCTACCACGGCAAGTGGGGCTTCGAAGAGTTCAGCCACCGCAAGTCGGTGTTGACCAAACCGACCCGCCCCGACCTGTCCAGCTTCACCTACCCGCCGTACACGGACCGGGCCCTGAAGATGGCCCGGAAGCTGTTTTGA
- a CDS encoding LCP family protein codes for MGSGGSVQSQRWVLMKGRFFAAVASASVIAITGMGWTSYHTALGKIIISHALPNASTSLSGEQNILLMGLDSRLDQNGRPLPQDVYDALHAGDESSGGYNANVLIVVHISAGDGPVTAVSIPRDDYAELPGCPGSVCVGKIKQAYGLAYQQSLNAQASGNSDGAGATNLAVREQTAREAGRKAEISALDDFLGISVDHFVEVTLGAFFQIAKAVEPITVCLNGDTRDSYSGADFHQGVQRIDAADAMAFVRQRRDEEDGSFTDFDRTRRQQAFLVSLVNAARNGGALSSLSGLRKILQVAQDNVAVDSGLNLMDLASRASSLSDRPLSLYTLPISGFGKDPNGSDINVVDLPTIRRIVHERFYSDAPAVVDAASPTTPSAPPLTQPVILDVVNATSRDGLAGAIEEAFAARGYTRGSATTAAVPADDSLIEYGQGAEQGAQALADQLHVPATGNGAVAPGTVRLTVGKQFPAGDYLTHPGVALEPQQSGQVNTVAATGSGDRAPAPTDLSQMTATSVPCVK; via the coding sequence GGTGCTGATGAAGGGGCGGTTCTTCGCCGCCGTCGCATCGGCTTCCGTCATCGCAATCACCGGTATGGGGTGGACGAGTTACCACACGGCCCTGGGCAAAATCATCATCTCCCACGCGCTCCCCAACGCGTCGACGTCGCTGAGCGGTGAGCAGAACATCCTGCTGATGGGCCTGGACAGCCGGCTGGACCAGAACGGCCGACCGCTACCGCAGGATGTCTACGACGCCCTGCACGCCGGCGACGAGAGCTCCGGCGGCTACAACGCGAATGTGCTGATCGTGGTGCACATTTCGGCGGGCGACGGGCCGGTTACCGCGGTGTCGATTCCCCGCGACGACTACGCGGAGTTGCCGGGCTGTCCGGGATCGGTCTGCGTGGGCAAGATCAAGCAGGCCTACGGATTGGCCTACCAGCAATCGTTGAATGCGCAGGCATCCGGCAACTCGGACGGCGCGGGCGCAACCAACCTGGCGGTGCGCGAGCAGACTGCGCGCGAAGCCGGCCGCAAGGCCGAAATCAGCGCGCTCGACGACTTCCTCGGCATCTCGGTCGATCACTTCGTCGAGGTCACGCTTGGTGCCTTCTTCCAAATCGCCAAGGCAGTCGAGCCGATCACGGTGTGTCTCAACGGTGATACGCGTGACAGCTATTCGGGTGCGGACTTCCATCAAGGGGTTCAGCGCATCGATGCCGCCGACGCGATGGCTTTCGTGCGGCAGCGACGCGACGAAGAAGACGGCTCCTTCACCGATTTCGACCGCACCCGGCGACAGCAGGCGTTTCTGGTATCGTTGGTCAACGCCGCGCGCAACGGCGGCGCGCTGTCGAGCTTGAGCGGGCTGCGAAAAATACTTCAGGTCGCCCAGGACAACGTCGCCGTCGATTCCGGGCTGAATCTCATGGACCTGGCCTCGCGAGCGTCGAGCCTCAGCGACCGGCCACTGTCGCTCTACACCCTGCCCATCTCCGGCTTCGGCAAGGATCCGAACGGGTCCGACATCAACGTCGTCGACCTGCCGACCATCCGGCGCATCGTGCACGAGCGCTTCTACTCCGATGCACCGGCCGTGGTCGATGCCGCATCACCGACCACGCCGTCGGCGCCGCCGCTGACGCAGCCGGTGATCCTCGACGTTGTCAACGCCACTTCGCGCGACGGCCTGGCCGGCGCGATCGAGGAGGCCTTCGCCGCCCGCGGTTACACCCGAGGCAGCGCGACGACCGCCGCGGTCCCGGCCGACGACAGCCTGATCGAATACGGCCAAGGAGCCGAGCAGGGCGCTCAGGCGTTGGCCGACCAGCTGCACGTCCCGGCGACCGGCAACGGCGCAGTCGCCCCCGGAACCGTTCGGCTCACGGTGGGAAAGCAGTTTCCCGCGGGCGACTACCTCACCCATCCGGGAGTCGCGCTCGAGCCCCAACAGTCCGGGCAAGTGAACACCGTGGCCGCCACGGGCAGCGGCGATCGCGCTCCCGCGCCGACCGACCTCAGCCAGATGACGGCAACAAGCGTTCCCTGCGTCAAGTAA